CCGGCGATCTGCACCGCGGGCAAGGTAATGCCCAGCAATTTGAGGATGGTTTGCCCGAACAGGGCGAATCCCGTGAGGAGGGCGACGCTCACCAGACAGGCGACGCGCGCAGTCCGGAGCCGCTGCGCCACGGAATCCCGCGGGGTCATGGCGAGGAAGGCCGGGACCACGGCGATGGGATCGACAATCACGAAAAGCGAACTGAACGCGAGGAGCGCGTATTCGGCGATAGTCATAGAAGGGATCGGCTCGGGGCTGCGCTACTCAGGATGAACTGCGTCTCGATGCGGCGATGATCTCGGCCCGGGGATCGCTGTGGCGGGCGTGGCTCAACTGTTCGTAGAGCGCCCGCTCTTCGTCGGAAATGCCGGTGGGCATGACGATTTTTAGCTTCAGGAAGAGATCTCCCTGTTCACCGGTCGAGGTCGGGAGGCCCTTGCCCTTCAGCCGAAGCTTGCTATCGGCTTTGCTGCCCGGGGGAATTTTCACCTTCACCGGTTCCGTCAGGGTCGGAGCCATCACTTCAGCGCCCAGCGCCGCCTCCCATGGCCAGACAGGAAGGGTGACCTGAATATCGAATCCCTTTTGGCGAAAGACGCCGTTGGCCTGGATATGGACGCGCAGATAGAGGTCTCCCGGTTTGCCTCCATTGATGCCTGGTTGTCCCTTGCCCGCCAGGCGGACACGGGTCTCATTCTGCACACCGGCCGGAATGCGGACTTCGATCGTGCGTTTTTCAGCCTGGGTGCCGGCGCCGCCGCACACGACACAGGGACGGCCGCGCACGATGGCACTGCCGCCGCAAGCCTTGCAGGTGACGCGTTCGGTGAGATCGATGCGCCGGGTGACCCCGGTCAGGACGTCGCGGATGGTGAGATGGACATCGGTTTCCAGATCTTCCCCATCGACGGCGAATCCCGACGAGGTTCCTCCGCCACGGCCCCGTCCGCCGAAAAAGGTCTCAAAGATATCGCCGAAGTCGCCGCTGAATCCGCCGGCCTGGCCGCCACGTCCCGCTTGGGCGCCGGCCTGTTGGCGCGCCTGCTCATAGGCTTCCGCCTGTTCCCAGTTCGAGCCGTACTGGTCGTATTTCTTTCGCTTGTCCGGGTCCGACAGTACCTCGTGCGCTTCGTTCAATTCTTTGAACTTCTTCTCCATCTCCGTTTTTTTTGTGCCGGTATGGAGATCGGGATGGATTTCACGGGCGCGGCGGCGAAAGGCCTTCTTGATGTCGTCGGCCGTCGCGTTCCGTGGCACACCGAGGATGTCGTAATAACCGCGTTGAGATGTGGCCATCAGGGTCTATCCGTGGAGAATCATTCGATGCGCGCAGACGAAGAGTGCAATCCTTTCCGGAGCTTACGAGGTCTCCGGACGCATTGCAAGCGAACTCATGGTTTTTCTCTTCCGCCGCCGTTGTCCTTATGAAAGAGATAAGAGAGCCCGGGGCACAGTCAAGTGGGCCTGGTGGTGGGCGGGTCGAAACGGC
This genomic window from Nitrospira sp. contains:
- a CDS encoding DnaJ domain-containing protein, producing the protein MATSQRGYYDILGVPRNATADDIKKAFRRRAREIHPDLHTGTKKTEMEKKFKELNEAHEVLSDPDKRKKYDQYGSNWEQAEAYEQARQQAGAQAGRGGQAGGFSGDFGDIFETFFGGRGRGGGTSSGFAVDGEDLETDVHLTIRDVLTGVTRRIDLTERVTCKACGGSAIVRGRPCVVCGGAGTQAEKRTIEVRIPAGVQNETRVRLAGKGQPGINGGKPGDLYLRVHIQANGVFRQKGFDIQVTLPVWPWEAALGAEVMAPTLTEPVKVKIPPGSKADSKLRLKGKGLPTSTGEQGDLFLKLKIVMPTGISDEERALYEQLSHARHSDPRAEIIAASRRSSS